AGACGCTCTTCCGCGTGGTGCCGCAGGTCTACCGCTCGCTCGACGCCGCGCTCGACGAGGGCAGCGGCACCAGGCCCCCGCTGGCCAGGCCGTTCATCCGCTACGGCAGCTGGATCGGCGGCGACCGCGACGGCAATCCCAACGTCACGGCCAAGGTCACCCGCGAGGCCGTCCTGATCCAGGCCGAGCACGTGCTGACCGCGCTGGAGACCGCCACCACGCGCATCGCCCGCACGCTCACCGCGGCCTCCCAGTACACCCCGCCGTCGCCCGCGCTGCGCAGGGCGCTGGCCGAAGCCCAGGACGCCAGCCCCGACCTGGTCTCCGAACTGGCCACCCGCTCGCCGTCCGAGCCGCACCGGCAGTGGCTGCTGTACGTCGCCGCGCGCATCGGCGCCACCCGCCGCCGCGACCTCGACCTGGCCTACCTCGCGCCCGCCGACCTGCTGGCCGACCTGCGGCTCGCACAGGACTCACTGGCCGCGGCGGGGGCCGTCCGTCAGGCCTACGGCGAGCTGCAGCACCTCGTCTGGCAGGTCGAGACGTTCGGCTTCCACCTGGCCGAGCTGGAGGTGCGCCAGCACTCCCAGGTCCACGCCGCCGCGCTGGAGGAGATCCGCGCGGGTGGGGCGCTGTCGGAGCGCACCGAGGAGGTGCTGGCCACGATCCGGGTGATCGCCTGGATCCAGGAGCGTTTCGGCGTCACCGCCTGCTCCCGCTACGTCGTCTCCTTCACCCGCACCGCCGAGGACGTCGCCGCGGTCTACGAGCTGGCCGCCCACGCGCTCGGCGACCGCGCGCCCGTGCTCGACGTGGTGCCGCTGTTCGAGTCGGGCCAGGACCTCGACAACTCCGCCGACGTGCTCGCGGGCATGCTGAAGCTGCCCGAGGTGCAGCGCCGCCTGGCCGGCAACGACCGCCGGGTGGAGGTCATGCTCGGCTACTCCGACTCCGCCAAGGAGCTCGGGCCCGCCGCCGCGACACTCAAGCTGTACGAGGCGCAGGAGCGGCTGACCGCCTGGGCCCTGGCCAACGACGTCAAGCTCCGCCTCTTCCACGGCAGGGGCGGCGCGCTCGGCAGGGGCGGCGGCCCGGCGAACCGGGCCGTGCTCGCCCAGGCCCCCGGCAGCGTCGCGGGCCGCTTCAAGGTCACCGAGCAGGGCGAGGTCATCTTCGCCCGCTACGGACACCAGGCCATCGCCCGGCGGCACATGGAGCAGGTCTCCAACGCGGTGCTGCTGGCCTCCTCCCCGACCGTCGGCGAGCGCACCGCCGCCGCGGCCGCCCGCTTCCGCGCGCTGGCCTCCCAGGTGGCCGCCGCCTCCGAGCGGGCCTACCGCGCGCTCACCGAGGCCAAGGGCTTCCCCGAGTGGTTCGCGCTGGTCAGCCCGCTGGAGGAGATCGGCTCGTTGCGCCTCGGCTCCCGCCCCGCGCGGCGCGGCCTCGGCGCGCCGCGCTCCCTCGACGACCTGCGGGCCATCCCGTGGGTGTTCGCGTGGGCGCAGACGCGGGTCAACCTGCCCGGCTGGTACGGCCTGGGCAGCGGCCTCGCCTCCGTCGAGGACGTCACCGAACTGCGGGCCGCCTACCGCGAATGGCCGCTGTTCGCCTCGCTGCTCGACAATGTCGAGATGTCGCTGGCCAAGACCGACCGCTCGATCGCCGCGCGCTACCTCGCGCTCGGCGGGCGTCCCGACTTCGAGGCGCAGGTGCTGGAGGAGTACGACAGGACCCGCCGTCTGGTGCTCTCGGTCACCGGGCACTCCAGGCTGCTGGAGAACAGGAAGGTGCTCTCGCGGGCCGTCCAGCTGCGCGACCCCTACGTCGACGCCCTCTCCCACCTGCAGCTGCGCGCGCTGACCGCGCTGCGGACCACGGAAGACCTGTCGGAGGCCGAGCGAGAGAGGCTGTCCACGTTGCTGCTGCTGTCGGTCAACGGCGTCGCCGCCGGATTGCAGAACACCGGTTGATCCGCCCCGCACGCGCCGAGGACCTGCCGGTGATCGAGAAGATCGTCGCGGCGGCCTACCAGCCATGGGCGGAACTGATCGGCATCCGCCCCAAGCCCATGGACGACGACTATCCGGCGCACCTGGCCGCCGGGCACATCTTCGTCCTCGACGACCTGCGCGGGCTGATCGTGCTCGTGCCCGAAGAGGGTGTGCTGTACGTCGACAACGTGGCGGTCCGGCCCGACCAGCACGGGCAGGGCCTCGGCAGGCAGCTGCTGGCCTTCGCCGAGGAGCGGGCGGCGGCGCTCGGGCTGCCCGCCCTGCGGCTCATCACCAACGCCATGATGAAGGTCAACATCGCGCTCTACGAACGGCTCGGCTACACGATCACCTCGCGGGAGCCGATCGGCGAGCGCGACGTGGTCTTCATGCGGAAAGATTTGTGAAGCGGCGCAGGCCGTACTCGATCGGGCCGTAGCGGTGGCCGCGCATCCACCACGCGCTCAGCGCC
This window of the Nonomuraea africana genome carries:
- a CDS encoding phosphoenolpyruvate carboxylase, producing MIDQAIPRHSAVSEMPDELRRDVRLLGELLGQVIAEQGGPDLLEDVERLRKAVIGARRGEVSADEVAEMVSAWEIDRAVQIARAFTCYFHLANLAEEHYRIRTLRDRDAGDAVQRESLASAVEELGRERVAELVQGLELHPVLTAHPTEARRRAVVTAIQRISGQLTEYTAQGRGASERAESRRRLLEEIDLLWRTAQLRNTKLDPLDEVRTAMAAFDETLFRVVPQVYRSLDAALDEGSGTRPPLARPFIRYGSWIGGDRDGNPNVTAKVTREAVLIQAEHVLTALETATTRIARTLTAASQYTPPSPALRRALAEAQDASPDLVSELATRSPSEPHRQWLLYVAARIGATRRRDLDLAYLAPADLLADLRLAQDSLAAAGAVRQAYGELQHLVWQVETFGFHLAELEVRQHSQVHAAALEEIRAGGALSERTEEVLATIRVIAWIQERFGVTACSRYVVSFTRTAEDVAAVYELAAHALGDRAPVLDVVPLFESGQDLDNSADVLAGMLKLPEVQRRLAGNDRRVEVMLGYSDSAKELGPAAATLKLYEAQERLTAWALANDVKLRLFHGRGGALGRGGGPANRAVLAQAPGSVAGRFKVTEQGEVIFARYGHQAIARRHMEQVSNAVLLASSPTVGERTAAAAARFRALASQVAAASERAYRALTEAKGFPEWFALVSPLEEIGSLRLGSRPARRGLGAPRSLDDLRAIPWVFAWAQTRVNLPGWYGLGSGLASVEDVTELRAAYREWPLFASLLDNVEMSLAKTDRSIAARYLALGGRPDFEAQVLEEYDRTRRLVLSVTGHSRLLENRKVLSRAVQLRDPYVDALSHLQLRALTALRTTEDLSEAERERLSTLLLLSVNGVAAGLQNTG
- a CDS encoding GNAT family N-acetyltransferase, which encodes MIRPARAEDLPVIEKIVAAAYQPWAELIGIRPKPMDDDYPAHLAAGHIFVLDDLRGLIVLVPEEGVLYVDNVAVRPDQHGQGLGRQLLAFAEERAAALGLPALRLITNAMMKVNIALYERLGYTITSREPIGERDVVFMRKDL